In Gimesia panareensis, the genomic window GTATTTGAAGATGAAACTGTTCTTGAACCGGAATTCGCGAATCGACTCGAGGCTCTTCTGATGTGACTCCTCGGTCTCACCCGGATGCCCGACGATGAAGTCGCTGGACACAGAACAGCCGGGCAGGATTTCGTTGATGCGGTGCATCATGTCCCGGTAATCTTCGACGGTGTAGCCCCGTTTCATGTACTTCAAGACATCATCGCAGCCGTGCTGCAGCGGGACATGCAGATAGCGGGTCGCTTTCGGCAAATCCCGAATCGCTTCCAGCAGGTCATTGGTCATATCCTTGGGATAGCTGGTGACGAACTTGATGCGATCGATGCCTTCTACATCGTGAATCAGATAAAGCAGATCTGACAGGCGATAGAGTTTTCCATCCTGCGTGTGTTTGTAGCTGTTGACGGTCTGCCCGAGCAGGGTGACTTCCTTGACGCCCTGATCCGCCAGCACTTTGACTTCGGAAAGGATTTCACGAGGGCCACGGCTCTGTTCGGGACCGCGTGTCGAAGGGACCACGCAGTAAGAACAGAATTTGTCGCAGCCAATCATAATGCGGACGAACGCCTGGTAAGGGGAGGGGCGCATTTCCGGGTCGCGCAGGGGATCATAGCTCTGGAAGCTGTTGGTAATCTCTTCCCGCTTACCATCTTTCCGGCCCAGTCCAACCGCCAGTTCCCGACTGCGTCTGTTTTGACTGTGGTTGACGCGCGCCTTGTCGATCAGTTCGGCTACCTGGGCCAGTTGTCCGGTTCCGACGACGAAGTCGACCTGGGGGGCTTTCTGGAAGATCAGCTTCTGATCTTTTTGTGCCATGCAACCCATCACCCCGATTACTTTCTTCGGGTTCTTACGGGCACCATAGCGCAGCCGTCCCAGCGAGCTGTAAATCTTGTGCTCGGCATGCTCACGGACACTGCAGGTGTTGAACAGAACGGTCTCTGCCTCTTTGACGTTCTGAGTCAGCTCATAACCCCGTTTGCGCAGATCCGCAACGACAAGCTCGCTGTCCAGCATATTCATCTGGCAGCCTACGGTTTCGATATAGAGCTTGTGGTTATGGTCAGTGACCACGTCGGCGGGGGCGGAGTCGGTCTGGACAGACTCCGGATCTTGCTGAGTAATTTCTTCTGACTGCGACATGAACTGCTTTTACTTATTCAATTAAAGAAACACGGATACGGACGGCCCCGGGATTTCAACTGAGATCCAGTCAGAAACAGCACTTATACGCTTCAGGCTGCTGAGGCATTCTGGTCCGCGGGAGACAGATCTGCCTGGGGGTCGGGCATCTGATCTGGTGCGGCTTTCTTCCCCTGAGGGGTCATCTCCTGCGTATACTCGATCGCCAGTTGCTGGACAACGACTTTTTTATGATGCGACATCAATGACGCCAGAGATTTCAGCGCTAACAGTGATGCAACAACGTACAAAATCAGATTCCAGACATCCATGTCAATCCTCCCTGAGATCCATGGCGGCGTTTGCAGTAAATTATCAGTGACGACCTGGCGGTAAACTCCTTTAAGCGCTTCGTATTTCTATTGATACGAAGTCCGTTCAGGTATTTTTGGTAACACCTGTTAATAATTCAATATCATTTTGCCCAGTTTCATGAAACCTACGCAAAAGAATCATAAAAACTAAGCATTTAGAGCAATTTATCACTGCGCAAAGGTACTTAACAGAGTCCAGATACCTCTTGCGGGTTGTGTTTTACTCCCGAACCCGTTCTACATAGGAACCGGTGGCAGTATCCACTTTGATTTTTTCACCCACATTGATAAAGGCGGGAACGTTGACAGTCGCCCCGGTCTCGACCGTGGCAGGCTTGGTGACGTTGGTAGCCGTATTTCCTTTGGCAGCTGGTTCAGTGTAGGTGACTTCCACAATCACCTGCTGTGGCGGATCCATGCCGATCAGCTGATCATTCCAGAACAGCAGGCTGCAGATGGCCCCATCCAGCAGGTAGTCGGCAGCATTGCCACAGACTGCTTCATCAATGGAGTATTGCTCGTAAGTATCATTGTCCATGAAATGCAGGCCAGTGGCATCCTTGTACATATACTGACCATCGCCTTTGCGAATGTCAGCCTGCTCCAGACTTTCCCCGCCACTCTTATAGGTCCGGTCGAGAATCGTTCCCTTCAGCAGATTTCGCAGTTTGGTACGATATAAGGCCTGTCCCTTACCCGGTTTGACGAAATTGACCTCGATCATTTCGTACGGTTCACCTTCGACAATAACTTTAATACCCTTGCGAAAATCGCCTGTGCTGATTTGTGGCATTGCTTGATTTCTCTGACAATGATGGAGTTGTGTAAAAAAATACGTTTGAGTTTTATTTCCAAGGGCGAGAGAATAACATATCTTCCAGCCGTTGCAAACGGAGAGCAGACGAATTGTAAGGCAATTCTTGCCCCCTTTTGTCCCGATTGAGCCCCTCAGGAGCGGACATTGTCAATTCCGCCTGAGTTCCAGATGGTCCAGCTGCCTGGAATTCCCTCATACCACTGTAATATCAGGCGTTCATGTCCTCAACTTTACCCGAAACCACCTGGCAGAAGTCACTCGCGCAATCGATTCGGGATCCGCAGGAACTGATCACCCGCTTGAGACTGCCAGAAGAACTGCTGCCCGCCGCGGAAAAAAGTGCCCGTTTGTTCCCATTGATGGTTCCCCCCAGCTATCTGGCACGGATGGAACCAGGCAATCCGCATGATCCTCTGTTGAAACAGGTACTGCCCCTTCAGGCGGAAGAGGACCAGTTCCCAGGCTTCAGCAACGATGCCGTCGGCGATCTGCAGGTCCGGCCCACTCCCGGTCTGCTGCATAAGTACCATGGACGAGCCCTGCTGATCGCCAGCGGTGCCTGTGCCATCCATTGTCGCTACTGTTTTCGACGTCATTATCCTTACGGAGAGGATCCCCGTACCCTGGCGGAGTGGGAAGCGGTCTGGGACGCATTGGAGCAGGACGCATCCATTCAGGAAGTCATTCTCAGTGGTGGTGACCCGCTGATGCTGACTGACGCACGATTGCGGGTGTTCTGTGAGCGTATCGCGGCGATCCCGCATGTCAAACGACTGCGGATCCACAGCCGACTGCCGGTGGTCTTACCGGACCGCATTCACTCAGGACTGATTGAGATCCTGGAACGCACCAAAGCAGCAGGCACCACAGTCTGGATGGTCATCCACGCCAATCACCCCCAGGAGATCGCTGTTGATGTTGAACAGGCGATCCAGCAACTCATCCAGTCGGGCATTCCCGTATTGAATCAGGCCGTCCTGCTCAAAGGCGTCAATGATGTTGTGGAGCCCCTGGTAGGGTTGTCAGAGAAACTGATCAATCTGGGAGTCATGCCCTACTATCTGCATCAACTCGATCGCGTGAGTGGAGTCGCCCACTTTGAGGTTCCGGAAGCGCAGGGGAGGGCATTGATTCGTGAACTGCGGGTCCGACTGCCAGGCTATGCTGTCCCCCAGTATGTGCGGGAAATCATGGGCGAACCGCACAAAACTTCGCTGATGGATTAACCAGGACTGTTCTGGGAAAGCTTCCTGAAAAGCGATTCAAAGCGCGCACCCCGTTCCTGAAAGTTCGAAAACCAGCCATAACTGGCACAGCCGGGGGAGAGGAGGATGAC contains:
- the miaB gene encoding tRNA (N6-isopentenyl adenosine(37)-C2)-methylthiotransferase MiaB; translation: MSQSEEITQQDPESVQTDSAPADVVTDHNHKLYIETVGCQMNMLDSELVVADLRKRGYELTQNVKEAETVLFNTCSVREHAEHKIYSSLGRLRYGARKNPKKVIGVMGCMAQKDQKLIFQKAPQVDFVVGTGQLAQVAELIDKARVNHSQNRRSRELAVGLGRKDGKREEITNSFQSYDPLRDPEMRPSPYQAFVRIMIGCDKFCSYCVVPSTRGPEQSRGPREILSEVKVLADQGVKEVTLLGQTVNSYKHTQDGKLYRLSDLLYLIHDVEGIDRIKFVTSYPKDMTNDLLEAIRDLPKATRYLHVPLQHGCDDVLKYMKRGYTVEDYRDMMHRINEILPGCSVSSDFIVGHPGETEESHQKSLESIREFRFKNSFIFKYSERPGTKAAERFEDDIPEEIKKRRNNEMLDLQNEISEADNAEFIGRQVEVLVEGPSKSALKASDDSADSLAEQLMGRSKCDRIVVFDGNPRLAGSLADVEVIDVTPTTLIGNIITREYQHQSGASLPILQ
- the efp gene encoding elongation factor P produces the protein MPQISTGDFRKGIKVIVEGEPYEMIEVNFVKPGKGQALYRTKLRNLLKGTILDRTYKSGGESLEQADIRKGDGQYMYKDATGLHFMDNDTYEQYSIDEAVCGNAADYLLDGAICSLLFWNDQLIGMDPPQQVIVEVTYTEPAAKGNTATNVTKPATVETGATVNVPAFINVGEKIKVDTATGSYVERVRE
- the epmB gene encoding EF-P beta-lysylation protein EpmB; translated protein: MSSTLPETTWQKSLAQSIRDPQELITRLRLPEELLPAAEKSARLFPLMVPPSYLARMEPGNPHDPLLKQVLPLQAEEDQFPGFSNDAVGDLQVRPTPGLLHKYHGRALLIASGACAIHCRYCFRRHYPYGEDPRTLAEWEAVWDALEQDASIQEVILSGGDPLMLTDARLRVFCERIAAIPHVKRLRIHSRLPVVLPDRIHSGLIEILERTKAAGTTVWMVIHANHPQEIAVDVEQAIQQLIQSGIPVLNQAVLLKGVNDVVEPLVGLSEKLINLGVMPYYLHQLDRVSGVAHFEVPEAQGRALIRELRVRLPGYAVPQYVREIMGEPHKTSLMD